AGAGGAATCTGCACGTGAGCTTCTGCAACTGCTTCACCATCTAAAATAGCCCCTCCCAGTACTATTGTTGCGCCTTTAGCAGAATAACCAGTAGTAATGTCCTGAATGAAATTTTCTTTTTTATTCATGTTTTTATTTGTAATTTAGATGATTATCGGGATTTTACTTGATGTTTTAACAATTTGTATGTGTTTTTTTTAGTAAGAAAATGCTTTTTTTGATTGAAAAGTACATAAAAAATAATTTCGCAGCTTTTTAAGAAGATTTCAATGGATTAATTGAATAATTACTAAAACGTTGTAAATTTTTTATTATTCGCCTTTTTTTTTGTTTTATCAAAAAAATCACGCCGGCAAATTAATGAGATATTTTTTAAATTGACGTTAAATTTCCTTCAATAAAATTAAAAAAAGTTTTTTTATTTAAACTAAACGTATAAATTTGCTACCCTACAAGTTAAATATAACTAAAAAATAAAAATTATTTAAAACTATTAAAATTTAAAAAAATGGCAAACGTTAAAGTTAAAAAAGAAAGCACTTCAAATGGGGGAGGAATGATTACAGGAATCATTATTGCTGCGTGTATTTTAGTGGGGGTGTTTATTTGGAAAGTAATCATGGGAGACTCTGCTAACTTCGAAGGTGGTAACCCTGAAACTGGACATCCAATCAATACATTAGGACAAGTTTATAAAGGAGGATTTATTGTACCTGTATTATTAGGTATGTTTTTAATGGTTGTTGTTTTTTCTATTGAAAGATTTATCGTTATTGGTAAAGCTGCTGGTAAAACTAACTTAGATAAATTCATGAAAAGCGTTCAAGGTAGTATTAAAGAAGGAAACATCGAGGCTGCTATCGCTTCATGCGACAAACAACAAGGTTCAGTTGCTAACGCAATTAAATCTGCTTTAATTAAATACCAAGACGTTAAAAAAGAAGGATTCAACAGTGAGGAAGCTTCTGAAGTAATCCACAAAGAAATCGAAGAGGCAACTTCACTAGAAATGCCAATGTTAGAGAAAAACATGACTATCATCTCTACTTTAGTATCTTTAGGTACATTAGGAGGATTATTAGGAACTGTATCTGGTATGATTAAAGCGTTTGGTGCGTTAGCTTCTGCTGGTACTCCTGACCAAGCTGCTCTTGCAACAGGTATCTCTGAAGCACTTATCAACACTGCAACAGGTATCTCTACTTCTATCTTAGCTATCGTTTCTTACAACTTCTTTACTGCTAAAATTGACGATTTAACTTACTCTATCGATGAGGCTGGTACTACAATCGTAAATACTTACAGAAAATTCAGAGGAAGTTTAAAACAATAATTAATTTTTGATATTAATAATTACGATTAATTATATCAAAATAAAAATAAAAGATAATGGCTAAAATAAAAATGAAAAAGAAGTCAACGTCGACAGATATGACTGCGATGTGTGACGTTGCATTCCTTTTGCTTACGTTCTTTATCTTGACCGCAACTGCTAAAGTTCCTGAAGCACTTCCTGTAGATATGCCTTCTTCTACTGTACAAAGTAAATTACCAGATTCTGATTTGGCAATTATTACAATAGGTAAAGGAAAAGACGGGAAAAGCAAAGTGTTTTTTGACATTAAAGGAAGAGAAATCCGTAAAAAAACCCTAGAAGGAATGGGAGCTAAATACGGTGTTAATTTTTCAGAAGATGATAAAACGAAATTCGCTTTAATGGATGATTTTGGTGTACCAGTTTCTGGTTTAAAACAAATCATCGATTTAAAATCAGCTGATAGAGTTAAAGCGGATCAAACTGGAATTCCAATCGATTCTTTAGATAATCAATTAAAAGACTGGCTTTTAGTTTCAAGAAGAGCTGCAATTGACCTTGATGATAAAGAATTGCAGATTGCAATTAAAGGAGACGCGAAAGAACAATATCCACAAATCAAAAAGATTATGGATATCTTACAAGATCAGAAAATCAATTCCTTTAACCTAGTTACTGGAATGAGAGGAAAAGACTTTTAATTAAAAAAGATACACTAAAATGGCTGAATTAAATACCGGCGACGGTGGTGGCGGAAAAGGTGGCAAGGTAAGAAGTAAAAAGCAAAACTCGAAGGTAGATTTAACTGCCATGGTAGATTTGGCATTCTTATTGATCACGTTCTTCATGTTGACCACATCGTTGTCAAAACCTCAATCAATGGATTTGTCATTGCCAGATAAAGACGAAGATCCTACTAAAAACAAGGATATTAAAGTTGATGAGAATCGTACTATGACGGTAATATTGGGAGAGAACAATAAACTTACTTATTATATGGGATTATTAGAGTCTCCTATTGCTGGGCCTAAAGATATCACATATGGTAAAGATGGTATTCGTAGAGAAGTTCTAAAAAGAAAAAAATCAGTTTTAGAATATTCTGCTTCAATAGGGAAACCTAAAAATGGAATTATTGTGATCATTAAACCAACAAAAAAATCAACTTATCGTAATTTAGTTGATATGTTGGATGAAATGGCGATTGCGGGAGTAGATACTTATGCAATTGTTCCGGAGTTTACTCCAGAGGAAGCAAAATTGGCAGATCAAAAATAAGAC
This is a stretch of genomic DNA from Flavobacterium endoglycinae. It encodes these proteins:
- a CDS encoding MotA/TolQ/ExbB proton channel family protein yields the protein MANVKVKKESTSNGGGMITGIIIAACILVGVFIWKVIMGDSANFEGGNPETGHPINTLGQVYKGGFIVPVLLGMFLMVVVFSIERFIVIGKAAGKTNLDKFMKSVQGSIKEGNIEAAIASCDKQQGSVANAIKSALIKYQDVKKEGFNSEEASEVIHKEIEEATSLEMPMLEKNMTIISTLVSLGTLGGLLGTVSGMIKAFGALASAGTPDQAALATGISEALINTATGISTSILAIVSYNFFTAKIDDLTYSIDEAGTTIVNTYRKFRGSLKQ
- a CDS encoding ExbD/TolR family protein, with the translated sequence MAKIKMKKKSTSTDMTAMCDVAFLLLTFFILTATAKVPEALPVDMPSSTVQSKLPDSDLAIITIGKGKDGKSKVFFDIKGREIRKKTLEGMGAKYGVNFSEDDKTKFALMDDFGVPVSGLKQIIDLKSADRVKADQTGIPIDSLDNQLKDWLLVSRRAAIDLDDKELQIAIKGDAKEQYPQIKKIMDILQDQKINSFNLVTGMRGKDF
- a CDS encoding ExbD/TolR family protein encodes the protein MAELNTGDGGGGKGGKVRSKKQNSKVDLTAMVDLAFLLITFFMLTTSLSKPQSMDLSLPDKDEDPTKNKDIKVDENRTMTVILGENNKLTYYMGLLESPIAGPKDITYGKDGIRREVLKRKKSVLEYSASIGKPKNGIIVIIKPTKKSTYRNLVDMLDEMAIAGVDTYAIVPEFTPEEAKLADQK